CTCGCTTGAGTCGCTGGGCCCAGGACATCGCGATGTGCCGTTCAGCGGGTGAGCGAACTCCAGTATTGGCGATTCGTTTCACTTCTGTGCCGCGTGGGTCGTGCCGTCCCGGCAAGGCGTCTTCAACGTGTAAACCACCTTGCCAGTGGAACTGTGTGATAGGCGCGGGATAGCCACGGCGGAAAGGGCGATGTGCCGGTATAATGGTTCGCGCTTCTTCTTTTGATGGCTCCAGCATCTCACTCGGGCGTGCAGAGAAAATAAAAAAAGCCACCCGAGGGTGGCTTTTATTATCGGCATCCTTGCGAAAGGCCTATTC
This genomic interval from Candidatus Binatia bacterium contains the following:
- a CDS encoding transposase, whose product is MPIIKATLGWLFLFSLHARVRCWSHQKKKREPLYRHIALSAVAIPRLSHSSTGKVVYTLKTPCRDGTTHAAQK